Part of the Ignatzschineria larvae DSM 13226 genome, TTTATTACCACCTTAGTATTACAGGTGGTCTTTGGCTTCTTAGCGCAAATTATCGCAAGTTGGTTCAGTCGTCATCGGGAATTTAGAGCGGATGCCGGCGGTGCAAAACTCACATCTAATCAGCAAATGGCCAATGCCTTAGATGCACTACGTCGTCGCCCTGAGATGAATCAAGATCTACCAGGAGAGTTTGCGGCGTTTGGTTTTACGGGGTCAATTCGTAACCTCTTTAGTACGCATCCACCATTAGAGAAGCGTATTGAAGCGCTATTAGCAGCAGATCAGCGTGGTTAGTTAGGGCTTTTCATCATCTCTGAGTATGACGATGATGGAAGTGATCAAGGTTTATTAAAGCTTATCCAAACCAATCAAAGCCTCAAGGAAATAGATTTCTTGAGGCTTTTTCTATGGGAACGAGAAAATTATGAAAATGAGAAAATATAGTAAATTTGATTTAAGAAAAATGGCTTTTAAGTAGCTATTATGGGGTTTTAAAAGAAGATAAAACTGTGCTGAACAACACTTGCAAGATGCCGGATAGAAGAGCTTCCTTGCCTTGATCAGCTGATGCGCCGGCATTTGAATAAGCTTCTTTTAAACCGATATTACTATGATCGATGGGAGTTTAAATCGTGCTGAATCTTAAATAAAACTTGTTAAGAGGCTTGCTGCACGTTGGAGAATAGGGAGATTATTAGCAATCACTTCATCGGCTTGTTGTTGGAGTGAGTGAATATTGATATTGAGTGCGGCAACTATATGGCCGCTTTTATCAAATACGGGTACGGCAATAGAGTAAAGGCCAATTTCAAGTTCTTGATTAATCAGTGCATAACCTTGTGTTTTCACTTCATCAAGTTTTTTAAGAAGTGCTTCAATCTCATAGATCGTATGTTCGGTATAAGGGCGAAGCTGTGATCTATTAAGGATCTCAAGTTGCTTCTCGACAGGCTCTGCGGCAAGGAGTACCCGTCCCATAGAAGAGCAATAAGCAGGAAGGTGGCTACCAATCGTCAAGGTATCTGCGATAATACGACCATTATTCACAGAAGCGCGGGCGATATAGATAATCTCATTGTGTACTAAAATCGCCATTGATGCTGGTGCATTCGCTTCTCGAGCCATGTTTTCTAAGATCGGTTGAGCGATATTGGGTAGGCTCTGTGATGCTAAGTAGCTATGAGCAAGGGTGAGAATTTTAGAGGAGAGCTCATAATAGCGATCTTCCTGTATCACATAGCCGAGCTGTAGTAACGTGTAGAGTCCTCGGCGGACGGTTGCGCGCGGGAAGTTTGTGACTTTTGCAATATCAGAGATCGTCATCGGACGTTGACTGATAGAGAGAATTTGAAAGATCATCATGCCCCTTGCAAATGCAGTGATAAAATCGGAATCCTCTGCGTGTTGTTTAAGAATGGGATTCATTTCATCAATAATGGCTTGGTACATAGAATCTCTCTATTGCTGGTCAATCTAATAGGGTTCTGTTTGTAGAGATCTATATATAATGAGGCTACAAACATCTGTTAGTGCGCTCTATAATAAGGGATTTTTGTAATAATCGCTATTGTTCTACGGTAATCATTGGAAAGAAACCGATCGTCACTCGATCTTGATCACCATAATCTTTCACCGTTCGAATCTCGGTATAGCCACGTTCTTGCATTCTCAGTTGCAATGCTTTTCGCTGATCATATCCATGCTCAAGAAGCAGGTATCCGCCTTTGCGGAAGTAGTTTGGTGCGGTATCAATGAGATGATAGAGATCTGCTAATCCTCGCTCATGTGCGATAAGTGCCCGCTTAGGTTCAAACTTGACGCCGTCCCCATCAAGATGTTGATCGAGCGGATCAATATAGGGGGGGTTAGAGACGATCATATCAAAGTGATGCTGCGGTAATGCGGAAAACCAATCGCTCTGAAACCAGTTAATCTCTAACTGATTTCGCTCACCATTTATTTTTGCGATCTTGAGCGTTGTTTCATAATAATCCACTGCTGTGACAGCAATATCTGGCCGGCATTTTTTGAGCGCTAAGGCAATAGCGCCACTACCGGTCCCTAAATCGAGTAAGCGATAATCAGTTTGTGTTGCTTGCGGCATCAGTGAGAGCGCTTGATCGACAATAATCTCGGTATCATCTCTTGGAATTAATGTCTCTTGATTCACTTGAAAAGATAAGCCATAAAATTCTCGTTCACCGGTAATATAGGCAAAAGGCTCACCATTAGCCCGCTGTTCAAGCATATTGAGATATTGTTGATAGGTTTCTAGCGTGATCTCTTTTTCTGGGAAGGCAATGAGGTAGCTTCGATTCACTTTCAGTGAGAAAGCGAGAAGAAGGGCGGTTTCAAATGGAGGATTGGGGAGATGTTGAAGTTTCTCTGTTCCGAGAGTGAGTGCTTCTGCAATCGTAATCATCATAGTACGCTTTGATAAGAAAGGGGATGAGTTAGCCGATAAGCCGGGTTCTGTCGTGGATAATCATTCATCTAGGACTAGGATTGCTCCTAGTCTCAAGCGACCTACCCGAGTACAACGCGGATCACGTCTAATGTACTCCTATTTGGTCTTGCTCCAGGTGGGGTTTACCTCAGCTACGAAGAGTCACCTCTCGTACGGTGCGCTCTTACCGCACCTTCTCACCCTTGCCGAGATCTAACGATCTTTAGGCGGTTTAATTTCTTCAGCACTTTCCATGAGCTCACGCCCTCTAGACGTTATCTAGCACCTTGATCCGAGGAGCCCGGACTTTCCTCTAGCCTCTAATGAGACGAGCGATTATCTGGCTAACTCAAGTCGCACATTGTGCCTAATTTTGCGCCTTAACGCAATGTTTAAATCTTATTTGTGAATAAATGACTTTAAGGAGATTCTGTTATTGAAAAGTATTAGAGGAAGAAGTTGTTGAAAGCAATAAAACTGATTCATCGCCGGGGAGAATGATCTCGTTCTTCTAACAATCTCGTGCCGGCAGTTTGAGCAATTCCTGTTGCTGAAGATGTTAAATTCATCTTATGCCGACAGTTTGAGCAATTCTTATTGTTGAGGGTGTTAAATCTATCCTGTGTTGGTAGTTTAAACAATTGTGAGTGTTGAGGGATTATAAAATCGCTCACCTGCGGGCGCGCTCTTGATCTGGTTGCGGGATCGTTCTATCCCGCCTTGTGACTGCTTCTATTTATAATGACTAAGATAATGAATCGCATCGCCGGAGGGAATGATCCCCGTTCTTCTAACAATCTCGCGCCGGCAGTTTGAGCAATTCCTATTGCTGAGGATGTTAAATTCATTCTATGTCGGTAGTTTAAACAATTGTGAGTGTTGAGAGATTAGAAAATCGCTCACTTGCGGGCGCTCTCTTGATCTGTGGCGTGATCATTCTATCCCGCCTTGTGTC contains:
- a CDS encoding IclR family transcriptional regulator domain-containing protein translates to MYQAIIDEMNPILKQHAEDSDFITAFARGMMIFQILSISQRPMTISDIAKVTNFPRATVRRGLYTLLQLGYVIQEDRYYELSSKILTLAHSYLASQSLPNIAQPILENMAREANAPASMAILVHNEIIYIARASVNNGRIIADTLTIGSHLPAYCSSMGRVLLAAEPVEKQLEILNRSQLRPYTEHTIYEIEALLKKLDEVKTQGYALINQELEIGLYSIAVPVFDKSGHIVAALNINIHSLQQQADEVIANNLPILQRAASLLTSFI
- the prmC gene encoding peptide chain release factor N(5)-glutamine methyltransferase, translated to MMITIAEALTLGTEKLQHLPNPPFETALLLAFSLKVNRSYLIAFPEKEITLETYQQYLNMLEQRANGEPFAYITGEREFYGLSFQVNQETLIPRDDTEIIVDQALSLMPQATQTDYRLLDLGTGSGAIALALKKCRPDIAVTAVDYYETTLKIAKINGERNQLEINWFQSDWFSALPQHHFDMIVSNPPYIDPLDQHLDGDGVKFEPKRALIAHERGLADLYHLIDTAPNYFRKGGYLLLEHGYDQRKALQLRMQERGYTEIRTVKDYGDQDRVTIGFFPMITVEQ